In the genome of Pseudarthrobacter sp. IC2-21, one region contains:
- a CDS encoding DUF1345 domain-containing protein, with translation MNASDAAGPDQGFNSLVHRSRLRFLVMVIVGIGTALAVGALKSWAYAPAMGWAAASLTYLIWVWAVVGPLEAEATAAHARREDPGRGVSDALVLIATVASFAGVALILLDASNAQGGTKAAIISMALGSVALSWFLVHTLFALRYASIYYQHGAGVDFNEGKPPRYLDFAYLAFTVGMTFQVSDTDLKTEAIRTTVLRQALLSYLLGTIVLATTINLVAGLIN, from the coding sequence ATGAATGCATCTGACGCAGCCGGTCCGGATCAAGGATTCAACTCGCTGGTCCATCGTTCGCGCCTCCGTTTCCTGGTCATGGTGATTGTGGGCATAGGCACGGCTCTGGCAGTGGGAGCGCTGAAGTCCTGGGCGTACGCGCCGGCGATGGGCTGGGCGGCGGCGTCGCTGACTTATCTCATTTGGGTCTGGGCCGTCGTCGGGCCGCTGGAGGCGGAGGCCACGGCTGCCCACGCGCGGCGCGAAGATCCGGGCCGCGGCGTCTCCGATGCGCTGGTCCTGATCGCCACCGTGGCCAGCTTCGCCGGGGTGGCCCTGATTCTGCTGGACGCTTCCAACGCCCAGGGCGGCACGAAGGCAGCCATCATCTCGATGGCCCTGGGGAGTGTGGCGCTGTCCTGGTTCCTGGTCCACACGCTTTTTGCTCTTCGCTATGCCTCCATTTATTACCAGCACGGGGCAGGTGTGGACTTCAACGAAGGCAAACCCCCGCGCTATCTGGACTTCGCGTACCTGGCCTTCACGGTCGGCATGACCTTCCAGGTGTCGGACACCGATCTGAAGACGGAGGCGATTCGCACCACCGTGCTGCGCCAGGCGCTGCTGTCCTACCTGTTGGGGACCATTGTCCTGGCCACCACCATCAACCTTGTCGCCGGTTTGATCAACTAA